One candidate division WOR-3 bacterium genomic window, GGGCGATACTGTTGCGGGCTAGAAGTTCCAAGCTGGACCCGGATATGGTATCAGCGGAAGAATGCGAGGATATACCGCAGCAGGCATTTATTGCCGCATTCCGCAAGTTTGCCGGATAGCCATGGGAAGCAGTCGAAGAGGGAGTGGCCGGAAAGGGAGTAGTCAGAACTATTTTTCACTCGCTACTTCCTGCTTCCAGTTTCGAGAGGGAGCGGACGGATAGCCATGAAAAGACCAAGGGTGGGGGTTTTTGTCTGCCACTGCGGCATCAATATCGCCGGCGTGGTGAAAGTCTCGGAGCTGGTAGAGCGGGCAAAGAAGATGCCAGGGGTGGTAGTAGCCCTGGATTACCAGTATTGCTGCTCAGACCCGGGGCAGAATCTTATTCGCGAGACAATCCTGAAGCAGAATTTGAACCGGGTGGTGGTGGCATGTTGTTCACCTACTCTGCATGAGAAGACGTTCCGCAAGGCATGCGCCGCCGCTGGTCTGAATCCGTACCTGTGCGAAATAGCAAATATCCGGGAGCATTGCTCCTGGGTAACCAAGGATAGAGACCAGGCTACGGATAAGGCCGAGGGTATCGTGGCTATGACCGTAGCCCGAGCATTATGGGACGAGTCTTTGGTGCCGGTGGGAGTGCCGGTTACAAGAAGAGCTCTGGTGGTGGGCGCAGGTATTGCCGGAATTCAGGCTGCCTTGGACATTGCCAATGCTGGTTACGAAGTAGTACTGGTTGAGCGGCAGCCACGCATCGGCGGGCATATCAGTGCTCTGACGCGGACCTTTCCTTACCTTGAGCGGGCGGAGTCGGTGTTTGCGCCCAAGCTAGCTGAGTGTGCTTCTCATCCGCACATTAGACTGCTTACTTCTGCTGAAGTGGCTGAGGTGTCGGGCAATGTGGGCGATTTCAGAGTGAAGATACAGCGTAGAGCACAGACAGAGACGGAGCAGGAAATAGAAGAGACAGTGGGGGCGATTGTTTTTGCCACCGGTTATGAGCTTTTCGATATTGCTAAGCTGGCACCGTATGGGGCAGGGCAGGTTGCGGATTTGGTTGATAGCCTTGAGTTTGAGAGACTTTTGGCCGTAGCAATGACCACTGGAGAGTTGAGAAGGCCATCAGATGGCGGGGTGCCAAAGCGAGTGGTGTTTGTGCAGTGTGCAGGTTCCCGGGATCAGGAGCACGGTGTGCCTTATTGCTCCAAGGTGTGTTGTATGTACACGGCGAAGAACGCCCTGGCATACAGGGAACTGGTACCGGATGGAGAGGCGATAGTCTGCTATATTGACGTGCGGACTCCGGGCAAGGGGTTTGAGGAGTTCTACCAGCGGGTAACAGATGCCGGTGTGAAATACTATCGAGGCAAGGTGGCCAGGGTTTTCCGCAACGGTGACAAGGTCAAGGTTCTGACTGCAGACACTCTGGCAGCAGCAAAACTGGAGTTAGATGCCGACCTGGTGGTTCTGGCTACAGCCATGGTTGCAGACCCGTATGGGGTGGAACTTGCCCGCAAGTTGAAAGTGCAGGTAGGCGCTTCCGGGTTTCTGAGTGAGGCACATCCCAAGTTGAGACCGGTAGAAACGTTAGCCGGCGGCTTCTTTCTTGCCGGTACCTGTCAAGGCCCCAAAGACGTATTCGAAACTGTGGTGCAGGCTTCTGCAGCCGCAGCCAAGGTGCTGGCTCTTTTCAGTCAGGACAAGCTGTATCACGAACCGACTATCGCTCAGGTGGACGAAGCGGTTTGCGTGGGATGCGGATATTGTGAGAAGACGTGTGCCTATTCTGCGGTGAAGGTGGACGAACGACGACGAATTGCAGTGGTGAACCCGGCCTTGTGCGAAGGATGCGGTGCGTGTGCGGTGGCGTGTCCTTCCGGCGCAATGACGCACCGCAACTTTTCCAAGCGTAGTATTGTGGAAATGGCAGAACAGGTGTAGCAAATGAGTTCTGATATCAGGCCACAGGTCGACAAGCCGGCGAGCCCGGAGAAACCGGTTGGTGCGGTGCTGGTGGTAGGTTCTGGTATCGGCGGTATTCAGGCGTCACTGGAGCTGGCTGATGCCGGGTTCAAGGTGTATCTTCTGGATGAAGCGACTGCCATCGGCGGTGTGATGGCTGGTCTGGATAAGACTTTTCCCACCAATGACTGCTCGATGTGCATTCTGGCGCCAAAGCTTGTGAGCACGGGAAGACATCAGAATATTCAGCTTCTGAATTACTCGGAGCTTGTTGCGCTGGAGGGTGAGCCAGGCCGGTTTCGTGCGCGCATCAGACACCGGCCCCGTTACGTGTTACTGGACAAATGTACCGGCTGTATGGATTGCACCAAGGTGTGTCCGGTGCACGTGGTGGATGAGTACAATCAGAAGCTATCTGAGCGCCGCGCCACCTACAAGCTTTACCCGCAGGCGATTCCGAACGCGGTGGCGATAGAAAAGAATGAGAAACGGGCACCGTGTCGGCTTGCCTGTCCCGCAGGGGTGAACGCCCAGGGGTATGTGGCACTCATTGCCGAACGCAAGTTCAAGGAAGCTTACGACCTGGTGCGGGAACGGCTGCCGTTTCCAGGTATCTGCGGACGGGTGTGTCATCATCCGTGCGAAACAGAGTGCAACCGCAAGGAGTTTGAAGGCCCGGTGGCTATCAGGACGCTTAAGCGGTTTGTTGCCGACCGGGCAATGGCAGAGAGGTCTGAAAGGTCGGCCAGACCAGACAAACCCGAGGAGCGCGCGGAGAGGGTGGCGGTTGTCGGCGCAGGGCCGGCTGGCTTGACCTGCGCTTTAGACCTGCGGAACAAGGGGTACAAGGTCACAGTGTTTGAAGCGGCAGACAAGCCGGGCGGAATGATGCGGTACGGGATTCCAGCGTACCGTCTGCCGCGGGAGATTATTGATGCCGAGATTGCTGATATTCTGGATACAGGCGTGGAGCTCAGAACTAATTCACCCATACGAACTCGGCAGGAACTGGACGGACTGCTGAGTGATGGATACAAAGCGGTATTTCTGAGCCTGGGTTGTCAGAAAAGCCGAACTCTCAAGATACCGGGGATGGAGCTGGAAGGAGTTCATCTGGGCGTAGAGTATCTGCGGGCGGCGAGCGAAGGCCGGCCGTTGCCTACCGGGAAGAAAGTGGTAGTAATTGGTGGCGGTAATGTGGCGGTGGATGTGGCGATGACGGCGCGGCGGTGCGGAGCCGAAGATGTGACAATGGTATGTCTGGAGTGCCGCGAAGAGATGCCGGCATTTGAGTATGAGATTGAGGAAGCTCTGGCTGAGGGTATCAAGATAAACCCTTCTTGGGGACCGCAGGCAATTCTGGGCAGGGAGGGTAAGGTTACAGGCCTGGAAACAGTGGAGTGCACGCGCGTATTTGATGATGCAGGCAGGTTCAATCCGGAGTTCAATACCTGCAACACCGGGTTTGTGGCAGCGGATACAGTGATACTGGCCATCGGTCAGGCTGTTGATGCGGATGGGTTCGACGGGTTTGAAAAGGGAGCAGGCGGTGTCTTCAAGGCTGACAAACTGACGCTTGCTACCAATGTGCCGGGAGTGTTTGCCGGCGGAGATATGGTATCCGGTCCCGCATCGGTGATTGAAGCCGTGGCTGCCGGGCACGAAGCGGCGATTTCCATTGACCGGTATATCAGAGGAGAAGACTTGTCCGCGGGGAGGGAGAAACCAAGGTACGAGTCAGCCTCGGCAGAGGAATCTGCGGCCGTGCGGGCAAAAATTCTTCGCCAGGAGAGGGCCAAGGAACCGGTGATTCCTATTGACAGGCGTCAGGACTTTGTCCAGGAGATTGCACTGGGCTTTGATGAGGAAACCGCGGTGGCTGAGGCAAAGCGTTGTCTTGCCTGCGGAGTCTGTTCGGAATGTATGCAGTGTGTAGCCGCGTGTGAAGCCAAGGCAATTGACCATACGATGAAGCCGACGGAAAGCGAGCTTGAAGTTGGAGCTGTGGTGCTTGCCACCGGTTTCAAGGAATACAAGCCGACGGGTGAATTCGGTTACGGCTACGGCCGTTATCCGAACGTTGTCACCAGCCTTGAGTTCGAGCGTATTTTGTCTGCGTCCGGGCCTTACGAGGGGCACGTGAAACGACCCTCGGACGGGAAACAACCCAGGAAGATAGCTTGGATTCAGTGCGTGGGTTCGCGCAATCAGGAACACTACTACTGTTCTTCAGTCTGCTGTATGTTTGCGACCAAGGAAGCAGTGATTGCCCGGGAACACTGTGGCGGTAACTTGGAATGTCATATCTACTTCATGGATATGCGCTGTTTCGGCAAGGATTTCGAGAAGTATTACGAGCGGGCACATCAGGAGTACGGAGTGCAGTTCCGGCGGTGCAAAGTGAGCGCGGTGGAAAGAAAGGGCTCAAAGGGTGGCGAGAACGAGAACCTGCTCATCAGCTACGAAGATGAGAATGGCTTATTGAAACAGGAAGAATATGATATGGTTGTGGTATCCAGCGCGCTGATGCCAAACCCTAGGTCGGTGGAACTTTGCCGGAAATTGGGGGTTAGCCTAGACGAGCAGGGCTTTGTCCGCACCGACCCGTTCCGGCCGATGATGACGGACCGGGAAGGGGTCTTTGCTTGTGGAGCGATGACCGAGCCCAAGGATATTCCCGAAACTGTTACCGAAGCGACTGGCGTAGCGGCCGCGGTAGGTTCGATGTTGGCCCGTAGCCGCAATACACTGGTCTCGGCTAGAGTTTATCCACCCCAGCGCGACGTATCAGCCGAAGAGCCGCGTATCGGAGTGTTTGTCTGCAACTGCGGTATCAATATCGGTGGCGTAGTCAAGGTAGGGAGTGTGGTTGAGTATGCCCGGACTTTGCCGAATGTGGTGTATGCAGAAGAGAATCTGTTCACCTGCTCGCAAGACACCCAGCAGAAGATTCGCAAGGCAATTGAGGAATATAGACTCAACCGGGTGGTAGTAGCGTCATGCACTCCGCGGACCCATGAGCCGTTGTTCCAAGAGACACTGGCTGAGGCTGGTCTGAATCCGTATTTGTTCACAATGGCGAATATCCGGGACCAGTGCTCCTGGGTGCATATGCAACAGCCGGAGGAAGCGACGCGAAAATCGCAGGAACTGGTAAGGATGGCAGTGGCTAATGCGCGGCTGTTGCGACCACTGGAATCTTACCCGCAGCCGATAACCCAGAGAGGACTAGTTATCGGTGGTGGGCTTGCGGGTATGACTGCGGCGCTGGCTATCGCTGAGCAGGGGTTTGAGGTATATCTGGTTGAGCGCGAGGAAAGACTGGGCGGCAAGTTGCGGCGGATGCGCTACAACGAAACCGGCGAGGATATAACTGACTTTCTTGCTCGGCTGGATAAGCAGGTGCGGGATAATCCACGCATAAAGCTTTTCACTTGGGCAGAGCTGGTGTCGGTGTCGGGTTATGTCGGGAACTACAAGACCAGAATCAAGCATCCGGGCGGCGAGACAGAGTTGGAACATGGCATATTCCTGGTAGCCACCGGTGCAGAAGAATACAAGCCCACTGAGTATCTGTACGGCAGGGATGCACGAGTGAAGACGCAGACCGAGCTGGAGGATATGGTGGCCGGGTCGAGCGATGAGTTACGTAATGCCGAATACATAGTGATGATACAGTGTGTGGGTTCGCGTGAGCCGGACCGTCCCTGGTGTTCACGCGTCTGTTGCACTGAGGCGGTGAAGAATGCGCTGCGTATCAAGCAGCTCAACCCCAAGGCTAACGTATATATCCTCTACCGTGACATGCGCACCTATGGTTTCAAGGAGGCGCTGTATCGGGACGCACGGGCATCGGGCGTGATGTTTGTCAGGTTTGACCCGGAAAGCAAGCCGGAAGTGACGCAACAGGATGGCAACCTGCATGTCTCGGTATATGACCCGGTGCTTCAGCGCCGGTTGGGTATCAATGCCGACCTGCTTGTGCTTTCGACCGGGGTAGTACCGCCGAAGACGAATTCGGCTCTAGCGCAACTGCTCAAGGTGCCGTTGAATGAAGACGGGTTTTTCCTTGAGGCACATATGAAACTGAGACCGGTGGATTTCACCACCCGGGGCGTGTTTATGGCCGGAATGTGCCACAGTCCGCGCCGGATTCCTGAGACAGTGGCGCAGGCGTATGCGGCTGCGGCCCGGGCGTGTACGATTCTTTCTCACAAGGAGCTTTCCACTGAGGCAGTGGTGGCGCAGGTGAATCCGCGCTGGTGCGTGGGCTGCGGTGTATGCGAGGAGACTTGTCAGTATGAGGCGGTGCGGGTGAATCCGGAGACCGGTAAGTCAGAGGTAACGGCAGTTCTATGCCAAGGCTGTGGCGCGTGCGCGGCGGCCTGCCCATCGGAAGCAATCAAGCTCAAGGGATTTGAAGCAAAGAACGTGATTTCGATGGTGGACGCGGCGTTACAGGAGGTCTGACATGTCTGATCAGTCTGACTTCGAACCAAAGATAGTAGGGTTCCTGTGCAACTGGTGTACTTATGCCGGAGCAGACCTGGCTGGCACTTCGCGCATGCAGTATCCGCCGAATATGAGGCCCATAAGGGTGATGTGTTCAGGTTCGGTTGATTCGGTGTATATCCTGCGTGCGCTCCTTGCTGGTGCAGACGGCGTTTTCCTCGGCGGCTGTCATCCGGGAGACTGTCACTATGTCTCGGGCAACTATAAAGCACGGAGACGGATGGTGCTGTTTCGGTCTATTATGCGGTCACTTGGTCTGGATGAAGACCGGGTTTGGCTACGTTGGATTTCTGCGGCCGAGGGCAGAAAGTTCGCCGATACGATGACCGAGATAACCGAGTATCTGAAGAAGAAGGGGCCGAGTCCGTTCCGCGGTCAGTGGGATGTGTAGCATGGCGATGAATAATCATCAGAGCGGTTTTCTGAAGGTCCAGAACCAGAATCCAGAGGAGACTCTACGCCAGGTGTTCGCCGGATGGCTGCGGGAGCACAAGCTGACGGCGATTCTGGCCCCGGCGCTTTCCTCTGCTGGCAGTGCGACACTGGCACTTGTGTCCGAACCAGAAAGACTTGCGAGCGTGCTGCCCTTGCTGCCGGCGATGGCGGTGAACGCTGCTTCGGTGGTGCACGAGATTGCCGGAGGTTCAGGGGCCGGCGAGACGGTGGGACTATTGTTGCGTCCGTGCGAGTTGCGGGCGGTGGTGGAGTTGGTGAAGCTCAGGCAGATACTGACTGACAGCCTGGTACTCATTGGTATTGACTGTCCAGGCACTTACCGGGCAGCAGGTTTTCGGGAACTGCGCCGGGACGACGCAGACTTTGATAATAAACACGTCCGCAACCAGCAGGAATATGTGTCCAATGTGAACTTCCGCACCGCTTGCCAGATGTGCGAATTTGCCAAGCCTCTGACCTTTGATCTGTGTATTGGCTGGCTGGGTATGGACCCGGACAAAGAGTTGTTCCTGGAGGCTGCAACCGAGAAGGGCAAGGGGTTACTTGAGAATTTGGAATTGAGCGTGGCAGCAGAGCCTGAAACAAGAAAGCAGTATCTGACCGAGCACGCAAGAAAGCGGCAGGAGCAGACAAGGGAACGTATCGAGCAGATGGACAAGCAGATAATGGGCGTGGAAAACCTTGTCCGCTATTTTGCCGACTGCCTGAATTGCCACAACTGCATGAAGGTATGCCCGGTGTGCTACTGTCATGAATGCTTCTTTGATTCTGATACTTTCAAGCGTGACCTGGACGAACACGTGCGGGCTTCCAGGCGCAAAGGGTTGAGCCGAATGCCCTCTGAGACGATGCTGTTCCATTTGACCAGGATGAATCATATGATGACTTCCTGCGTTGCCTGTGGGATATGCGAGGATTCTTGCCCGGTGACTATCGGGCTGGCAACCCTATTCAAGAAGGTATCCCAGAATGCGCAGCAGGAGTTCGACTATTTGGCAGGCCGGAGTCTGGAAGAACCGCTACCGCTGACTACGTTCCGGGAAGATGAGTTCAAGAAGGTAGGAGAAGAGTAAGAGATGAAGTCAGAAGCCAGCGGTGAAGGGCCAGCAGCCGAAGTCTCTGCTCAAACAAGGGTAGTTGAGGAACTGCTGGTCAATAACCTGGATATGGATTTCCGGGACAGGCTGGTGGCAAAGGCAGGGGATGCGGGGTTCATGCATTGCTTGGCGTGCGGTTCCTGTTCTGCTTCTTGTCCGGTGCGCAGGCTGGAGGAGAAATACAATCCTCGGCGTATCATCCGGATGGCGATAATGGGGATGAAGGAAGAGGTGTATGCTTCTGAGTTCGTCTGGATATGTTCTTACCACTCAACCTGTCTGCGTCGGTGTCCGCAGGGTGTGAGCATCGGCGCAATCGCAGACGCCGTGGTGCGCATGGCCGAGGAAGGACGTAGGGGCCTGGTTACAGGCTCGGAACATACCACGTCCACTGGCCAGGTGGTTACGCCAGATGAATCTGGTCGTACGTTCAAGAGGAAGGTGATGAAGAACGTTCCTGAATTGGGCCGTTGCTTTGTCTGCGGTTCCTGCACCGCGGTATGTCCGGAGACATTGATGGACCCTATGAAAGACCCTCGGGCATTTATCCGCAAGGTGAACCTTGGCCTTGCTCGTGAGGCGATGGCCGATGAGTTCAAGGACATTTGCGCCACTCATTTCCGTTGTCTTTCTCGCTGTCCGCAGGGCGTGAACATAGCGAAGATAATGAACGCCATACGGGAATTGGCAGTTGAGGACGGCTATGCATACCCAGAGACGCTTGCGGCACTCGAACGCACAGAAAAGAATGTAATGATTTGAACTCAGATGTTTGATTCGTTGAATCCGGGACAGAAAAGGACGGGTGCAGTTCTGGTTATCGGCGGCGGCATCGGCGGCGTGCAGACAGCGCTGGATTTGGCAGATTCCGGTTTCCGGGTGTATTTGACTGAGCGCCTGCCGGCTATCGGCGGCGTGATGGCGATGCTGGACAAGACCTTCCCAACGAACGACTGTTCGATGTGTATTCTGTCGCCCAAGCTGGTGGCCGCGGCCAGGCATCCCAACATCGTGCTGTTCACCCTGACCGAGGTTCTTGGCATCGAGGGTCAACCGGGCAATTTTGCAGTGCGGCTCCTGAAGCGCGCCCGTTTTGTCAACCTGGACAAGTGTACCGGTTGCGGTGATTGTCTGGCCAAGTGTCCGGTGAAGCTGCCCAACGAGTTTGAGGGCAGGTTGTCAGAGCGACGTGCCATTTATCGGCTGTATGCGCAGGCCGTACCCAATGCCCCTATGATAGACCGGGAGTACTGCCTGAAGCTGACTAAGGACCGCTGCGGTGCGTGTGCGAAGAATTGCAGGGCCGGAGCGATTGATTATGCCCAGCACGACACAGAGGTAACTATTCGGGTTGGTTCGGTCGTGGTTGCTGCCGGGTCGGAAATTGCGCCGACCGCGCTGCGGCCGGAATACGGCCACGGGCGATACAAAAATGTGGTCACAAGTCTGGAGTTTGAACGCATTCTTTCAGCCTCCGGCCCTTATGGGGGCCACATTCGACGTCCGGCCGATGGCAGAGAACCCAAGAAAATTGCCTGGCTGCAATGCGTGGGCTCGCGCGACGAGTCGGCAGAGAAAGGTTACTGCTCCGCGATGTGCTGTATGTACGCGGTCAAGGAAGCAGTTATCGCCAAGGAGCACATGGCATCAATAGAGCCGACGATCTTCTATATGGATATGCGTTCCTACGGTAAGGATTTCGATAGGTACGTGGAGCGGGCCGAGCAGCAGTACGGGGTGAGGCCAGTCCGGGCGCGAGTCCCAGAAGTCCGTGAGGACCCAAGAACCAAAGACTTGTTTGTGCGCTTTGCCGGGGACAATGGCCAGCAGTCGGAACGATTCGATATGGTGGTTCTTTCCTGCGGGCTGGTGCCGCCGTCCCGACTCCTGGAGCTTTCCCGAAAGCTGGACATAGAGCTTGACCGTTTCGGGTTCGCTTCCGGTTCTCTGTGGGAGCCGGTGGGAACGACGCGGTCTGGTATCAGCGTAGCCGGCACATTTTCTCAGCCGATGGCGATACCGGAGACAGTCACCGAAGCCTCGGCCTCGGCCGCAACCGCAGAAGGACTATTGGCTGATGTGCGGGGTGCACTGGTGGAAGCACAGCCTTCGCCGGTTGAACTGGATGTCAGGGGTGAGCCACCGCGCATTGGTGCTTTTATCTGTCATTGTGGCATCAATATTGGTGGGATTGTCAATGTGCCGTCGGTGGTGGAATATGCCAAGACCCTACCGTTTGTCGTGTATGCCGAGGAGAACCTGTATTCCTGTTCCGGCGATACTCAGGAGAAGATAAAGGAACGCATCAAGGAGCACCGGCTGAACCGCGTAGTTGTAGCATCGTGTTCTCCGCGCACGCACGAGCCGTTATTCCAGGCCACTTGCGTCGAGGCGGGCCTGAATCCGCACCTTTTCACGATGGCAAATATTCGGGATCAGTGTTCCTGGGTGCATATGAAGGAACCGGAAAGGGCGACCGAGAAGGCGAAGGAGTTGGTTCGGATGGCCGTGGCCCGGGCGGTGCGGCTGAGTCCGTTACCGCGGGTCAAGCTTCCGGTCACCAAGTCAGCGCTGGTCGTAGGTGGTGGCATCGCCGGTATGGCTGCGGCGCTGGCAATTGCGGACGAGGGATTCGATGTGTGCCTGGTTGAAAGAGAAGCAGAACTTGGTGGTAATGCGCGGCAGATTCACAAGTCGGTTGGCGGCGAAGACGTACAGGCTGAGCTCGGGGAAATGAAGGGGCGAGTAGGCAAGCATCCGCGTATCAAGGTGCTTATTGGAGCACAGATCAAGAGTATCGAAGGTTTTGTGGGAAACTACAAGACAACGATAGAGCTCGCCGATAAGTCTGAATTCTGCTACAGTCACGGCGTTGTGGTCGTTGCTACCGGTGCGCAGTATCGTACTCCGAGTGAGTACCGCTACGGGGAAACTCCAAACATCATCACTCAGCGAGAACTGGAAAGACAACTGGCAGTTCAGCGTACGAGTTCTTCCTCCGGACGTGTGAGGCTCTGGTCAGCTGGTAACTCTGTGGTAATGATTCAGTGCGTTGGTTCCCGCGAGCCTGGGCGTCCCTATTGTTCGCGTGTATGCTGTGCGGAAGCGGTCAAGAATGCAATCGAGCTGAAGGAGTTGAGTCCGGATACGGATGTGTATGTCCTTTACCGCGACATCAGAACTTACGGAATGCGTGAGGAATACTATCGCCAGGCACGCGAGCTGGGTGTGGTGTTCATTCGCTATACACCAGAGAATAAACCTGAGGTCAAGCTTGTTGAGGGTAAGCCGATTGTGCTGACGTATGATCCGATCCTGGGTCGAAGGCTTGAACTCAGACCTGACTGGCTGGTACTGAGCACGGGTGTCGTGGCGCAAACCGGCTCAGAGGAACTGGCCAAGATGCTCAAGGTGCCGCTGAATGCCGACGGGTTCTTCCTTGAGGCGCATATGAAGCTGAGACCGGTAGATTTCGCGACTGAAGGCGTGTTCATGGCCGGGATGTGCCACTTCCCGAAGTTTATTGACGAATCCATTGCCCAAGCCAGGGCTGCTGCGGCCAGGGCGGCTACGGTATTGGCGCGCGAGTTTATTGAGTCTGAGGCAACGGTGGCACATGTTGACCAGACCCGTTGTACTGCCTGCCACATGTGCGAGACGCTCTGTGCGTACCGCGCCATCGAGGTTAAGACTGTGAATGAGACATTCGGCATCCAGGCCGCGGTAGTCAACGAGGCGCTGTGCAAAGGATGCGGCGCGTGCGTGGCCAGTTGTCGGTGCTCGGCCATAGACCTCAGGGGATTTACCAACGAGAACATCAGCCGCGAAATTGAGGCACTGCTCAACGTGTAGTCCTCACCACCCGTTGACCGGTAATGTCAGCCGGCATTTGCTTACGCCAAGTCAGTCGCCTATAATATGGAAATGAGAACCATCAGATTGAGAACTAACATCGACAAGGTCGTGATGCTTTCGGTGCAGGGTAAGGTGAGCTATCCTTCGGGAAGCCGTGGCCACGGAGTGGATGCGGACGGCAGGCCGTTTCTATTGCCGTCCATTGGCGGCATTTCCTATAACGTGAAGGTCGGAGACCCGGCGTTCGGCTGGGCCGGAGACCACATCGAGCCGGGGGTTTCCTGCATTGCGGACTGGGAGAAGCGGATGGACCATCCGAATACCTCCTTCCACTTCTACTCATGCATCGGAAACGAATGCCGGGTGGTGACCGGTGAAGCCAAGGGCGCAAAGGGGGTCGTTACCGGACATCATGGTGGAGCCGAGCATGTACTAGTTGACTTTGCTGACGCGGTTCTTGAGAAGCTTCAGATGGAGGATAAGTTCCTTGTGCGCGGATATGGTCAGGGGTTCAAACTTCTTGACTACCCGGAAGTGCAGGTGACGAACCTTGACCCCGGGCTGTTCTTCAAGATGGGCGTGCGCGATACTGGCGGCAAGCTTGAGGTCCGGGTCGCCGCGGTCGTGCCCGGATACCTGATGGGTTCGGGTGTGGGTTCACGTTCGATGGGTACCGGCGACTACGATGTGATGACCACCGACCGCAAGGAAATCGCACGGCTCGGTCTGGACCGGCTGCGGTTCGGCGACATCGTCGCAATTACCGACCATGACAACGTTTACGGCCGATCTTGGCGCAAGGGGGCGGTTACGATTGGCGTCGTGGTTCACTCAGACTGCGTCGTGGCCGGACATGGGCCTGGTGTCACGACGGTTCTGTCGGCAGCAAGGCCGCTGATTGCTCCGAAGCTAGACCCGCACGCGAATATTGCCGAGATTCTGAAAATCGGCCGGTTCCGGCCAAAGCGCGGAAAGTAAGACGACAACAGGAGGAAGTGTGAAGTACGTCTGTGCAATTGCCGTATTGTTTACGGTCATGACAGGCCCGGTTCTTGCCCGGCCTGGCCACCACTACAACATGGGTCCGGTGCACCGGTTCTCGCCTGTGCCAACCGAGGAGGCGAATCTGGTCACTTTTGCCAACGGCTGGGTGATTGATACCCAACAGGGCGAACCGAATTTGCCAGAGGACCTGTGCATCGAAGCGAACTCGGCCGATGAACTCTACCATATTGTTCAGTTCACTGGCCCGATAGACCAGCAGTGGTTCAGGACGCTTGCATCAGCCGGCATCCGCTCGTTCGGTTACTTGCCCCAGTACGCAGTGCTGGCCCAGCTCAATGCGGGACAGCGTGAGTTCGTGGCAGGCCTGCCGTTTGTCAACTGGGTCGGCCTGTTTCAACCGGTGTATAAACTTGAACTCGACCTGCTCGGTAAAACTGGTGTGCGTCGGTTCTCGGTTGTGCTCATGCCTGATGCGGATGCAACCGCAGCTACCCGACTGGTCGAGGATTGCGGCGGCGAAGTTCTGCTGGTTGACACGTCCTGCCCAAGCACGACGATGGAGGTAGTGCTGGACACTCGCCATATACCAGAACTGGCCAGGCTGAACGATGTGTTGTGGATTCAGGCATGGTCTGAGCCTACAACGTGTAACAATTCGGCTCAGTGGGTGGTTCAGGCCGGCTGGCTTGCAACCGCACCACCTGATACAAGCCTGACCGCACGCAAAGTCTGGGCCAACGGTGTGCGGGGCCAGGGCGTGATTCTGTCAGTGCATGACACCGGGCTCAATACCGGTCACAACATGTTCAAGGACCCGGCACTATCTATTACTCCACCCGGAATCTGGCCCACCCACCGCAAGGTTGTTGCCTATAAGCG contains:
- a CDS encoding DUF4438 domain-containing protein, whose protein sequence is MRTIRLRTNIDKVVMLSVQGKVSYPSGSRGHGVDADGRPFLLPSIGGISYNVKVGDPAFGWAGDHIEPGVSCIADWEKRMDHPNTSFHFYSCIGNECRVVTGEAKGAKGVVTGHHGGAEHVLVDFADAVLEKLQMEDKFLVRGYGQGFKLLDYPEVQVTNLDPGLFFKMGVRDTGGKLEVRVAAVVPGYLMGSGVGSRSMGTGDYDVMTTDRKEIARLGLDRLRFGDIVAITDHDNVYGRSWRKGAVTIGVVVHSDCVVAGHGPGVTTVLSAARPLIAPKLDPHANIAEILKIGRFRPKRGK
- a CDS encoding 4Fe-4S dicluster domain-containing protein — translated: MKSEASGEGPAAEVSAQTRVVEELLVNNLDMDFRDRLVAKAGDAGFMHCLACGSCSASCPVRRLEEKYNPRRIIRMAIMGMKEEVYASEFVWICSYHSTCLRRCPQGVSIGAIADAVVRMAEEGRRGLVTGSEHTTSTGQVVTPDESGRTFKRKVMKNVPELGRCFVCGSCTAVCPETLMDPMKDPRAFIRKVNLGLAREAMADEFKDICATHFRCLSRCPQGVNIAKIMNAIRELAVEDGYAYPETLAALERTEKNVMI
- a CDS encoding FAD-dependent oxidoreductase — translated: MFDSLNPGQKRTGAVLVIGGGIGGVQTALDLADSGFRVYLTERLPAIGGVMAMLDKTFPTNDCSMCILSPKLVAAARHPNIVLFTLTEVLGIEGQPGNFAVRLLKRARFVNLDKCTGCGDCLAKCPVKLPNEFEGRLSERRAIYRLYAQAVPNAPMIDREYCLKLTKDRCGACAKNCRAGAIDYAQHDTEVTIRVGSVVVAAGSEIAPTALRPEYGHGRYKNVVTSLEFERILSASGPYGGHIRRPADGREPKKIAWLQCVGSRDESAEKGYCSAMCCMYAVKEAVIAKEHMASIEPTIFYMDMRSYGKDFDRYVERAEQQYGVRPVRARVPEVREDPRTKDLFVRFAGDNGQQSERFDMVVLSCGLVPPSRLLELSRKLDIELDRFGFASGSLWEPVGTTRSGISVAGTFSQPMAIPETVTEASASAATAEGLLADVRGALVEAQPSPVELDVRGEPPRIGAFICHCGINIGGIVNVPSVVEYAKTLPFVVYAEENLYSCSGDTQEKIKERIKEHRLNRVVVASCSPRTHEPLFQATCVEAGLNPHLFTMANIRDQCSWVHMKEPERATEKAKELVRMAVARAVRLSPLPRVKLPVTKSALVVGGGIAGMAAALAIADEGFDVCLVEREAELGGNARQIHKSVGGEDVQAELGEMKGRVGKHPRIKVLIGAQIKSIEGFVGNYKTTIELADKSEFCYSHGVVVVATGAQYRTPSEYRYGETPNIITQRELERQLAVQRTSSSSGRVRLWSAGNSVVMIQCVGSREPGRPYCSRVCCAEAVKNAIELKELSPDTDVYVLYRDIRTYGMREEYYRQARELGVVFIRYTPENKPEVKLVEGKPIVLTYDPILGRRLELRPDWLVLSTGVVAQTGSEELAKMLKVPLNADGFFLEAHMKLRPVDFATEGVFMAGMCHFPKFIDESIAQARAAAARAATVLAREFIESEATVAHVDQTRCTACHMCETLCAYRAIEVKTVNETFGIQAAVVNEALCKGCGACVASCRCSAIDLRGFTNENISREIEALLNV
- a CDS encoding 4Fe-4S dicluster domain-containing protein, whose product is MNNHQSGFLKVQNQNPEETLRQVFAGWLREHKLTAILAPALSSAGSATLALVSEPERLASVLPLLPAMAVNAASVVHEIAGGSGAGETVGLLLRPCELRAVVELVKLRQILTDSLVLIGIDCPGTYRAAGFRELRRDDADFDNKHVRNQQEYVSNVNFRTACQMCEFAKPLTFDLCIGWLGMDPDKELFLEAATEKGKGLLENLELSVAAEPETRKQYLTEHARKRQEQTRERIEQMDKQIMGVENLVRYFADCLNCHNCMKVCPVCYCHECFFDSDTFKRDLDEHVRASRRKGLSRMPSETMLFHLTRMNHMMTSCVACGICEDSCPVTIGLATLFKKVSQNAQQEFDYLAGRSLEEPLPLTTFREDEFKKVGEE